Proteins encoded by one window of Campylobacter concisus:
- the selB gene encoding selenocysteine-specific translation elongation factor, whose translation MSLIIGTAGHIDHGKTALIKELNGFEGDNLEEEKKRGITIDLSFSNLSKNDENIAFIDVPGHENLIKTMISGAYGFDACLFVVAANDGLMPQSLEHLEILNLLGVKSIIVALTKCDLVDEATINLRKKEIRDEISKFKNLQILEIFAVSIKDKASIDELRNYLFTLRAKKRDEEGVFRYYIDRVFSLKGIGNVVTGTVIEGSVSKNEKLFNYDAGKEVLVRSVQSHDKFVDSAGVSSRVALNLTGIELSELKKGQLLSKKGFFRGFREVDAVVTAKNLIHSQSVTFCVGAKNVPAKVLILSQKDDSYFVSFKFQSDMFLKFDESFVIISDARVIGGGKVLNPVLEPLKKAGKILFLAALLKHDFVGAFSILKEAHKNGFGIISSYQRFGLSHEEAVNVAKKVSNVFVDEKALNIYDLSAVERIKSVVKFMIEKNEFAVFSAQSISLKLAWASQNLAQKALDELESINLISKNDGVYTKKGVDISKLKVRLEEKIYEILESGKLAPTAPYNIYDELEIDRLSGDNALKKLTAMGRVVRLEHNLFITRNSLKMALDKLREIIKNQGFVNVTNAKDALNLSRKYVIAYLEQLDLESDIMKQGNDRVFRG comes from the coding sequence ATGAGTTTAATAATAGGAACAGCAGGGCATATCGACCACGGAAAAACCGCGCTTATAAAGGAGCTAAACGGCTTTGAGGGGGACAATCTTGAAGAGGAGAAAAAGCGTGGCATAACGATCGATCTAAGCTTTTCAAATTTAAGCAAAAATGATGAAAATATCGCGTTTATCGACGTGCCAGGGCATGAAAATCTCATAAAAACGATGATAAGTGGCGCGTATGGCTTTGACGCGTGCTTATTTGTGGTGGCGGCAAATGATGGGCTTATGCCTCAAAGCTTGGAACACCTTGAAATTTTAAATCTCCTTGGTGTGAAATCTATAATCGTAGCGCTTACAAAATGCGATCTCGTAGATGAAGCAACTATAAATTTAAGAAAAAAAGAGATAAGAGATGAAATTTCTAAATTTAAAAACCTGCAAATTTTAGAAATTTTTGCCGTTAGCATAAAGGATAAGGCGAGCATCGATGAGCTTAGAAACTACCTCTTTACGCTAAGAGCCAAAAAGCGCGATGAGGAGGGCGTTTTTAGATACTACATCGATAGGGTTTTTAGCCTAAAAGGTATCGGAAATGTCGTAACTGGCACCGTGATAGAGGGAAGCGTTAGTAAAAACGAGAAGCTTTTTAACTACGACGCTGGCAAAGAGGTGCTAGTAAGAAGCGTGCAAAGCCACGATAAATTCGTTGATAGCGCTGGAGTTAGCAGCCGCGTGGCGCTTAATCTAACAGGTATCGAGCTTAGCGAGCTAAAAAAGGGTCAGCTACTTAGCAAAAAGGGCTTTTTTAGGGGATTTAGAGAGGTTGATGCGGTCGTAACTGCTAAGAATTTGATACATTCACAAAGCGTGACATTTTGCGTGGGCGCTAAAAATGTGCCTGCAAAGGTGCTAATCCTTAGTCAAAAAGATGATAGCTACTTCGTGAGCTTTAAATTTCAAAGCGATATGTTTTTGAAATTTGACGAGTCGTTTGTGATTATCTCAGATGCGCGCGTGATAGGAGGCGGCAAGGTGCTAAATCCTGTGCTTGAGCCACTGAAAAAAGCTGGTAAAATTCTCTTTTTGGCTGCACTTTTAAAGCATGATTTTGTTGGAGCCTTTTCTATCTTAAAAGAGGCTCACAAAAATGGCTTTGGCATCATCTCTTCTTATCAAAGGTTTGGACTAAGTCACGAAGAGGCCGTAAATGTGGCCAAAAAAGTCTCAAACGTCTTTGTCGATGAAAAGGCTTTAAATATCTACGATCTAAGCGCGGTTGAGCGGATAAAATCTGTGGTTAAATTTATGATAGAGAAAAATGAATTTGCTGTCTTTTCAGCTCAAAGTATAAGCTTAAAGCTTGCTTGGGCTAGTCAAAATTTGGCTCAAAAAGCACTTGATGAGCTTGAAAGTATAAACTTAATCTCTAAAAATGATGGCGTCTATACAAAAAAGGGCGTTGATATAAGCAAACTAAAAGTAAGGCTTGAAGAGAAAATTTATGAAATTTTAGAAAGCGGAAAACTAGCTCCAACGGCACCTTATAATATATATGATGAGCTAGAAATAGATAGGCTAAGTGGTGATAATGCCCTTAAAAAACTAACTGCAATGGGCAGAGTTGTAAGGCTGGAGCATAATCTTTTTATCACTAGAAATTCGCTAAAAATGGCACTTGATAAACTAAGAGAGATCATCAAAAATCAAGGCTTTGTAAATGTCACAAACGCCAAGGATGCACTAAATTTAAGCAGAAAATATGTAATCGCTTATCTTGAGCAACTTGACCTTGAGAGTGACATAATGAAGCAAGGAAATGATAGAGTCTTTCGTGGTTAG